Proteins from one Sarcophilus harrisii chromosome 2, mSarHar1.11, whole genome shotgun sequence genomic window:
- the LOC100922066 gene encoding olfactory receptor 6-like has translation MWQENITTITEFILVGFPTTIWLQILLFILFLVTYLFVLMENLVIILTVWTNSSLHKPMYYFLGSMSFLEIWYISVTVPKMLAGFLLHPNTISFLSCMTQLYFFLSLACTECVLLAVMAYDRYVAICQPLHYPVIMTIELCFRLTIFSWACGFSIAIVKVYYISRVIFCGNNVLNHFFCDVSPILKLACKNIAMAEMVDFALAIVILTFPFSATVLSYGFIISTVLHIPSAAGQRKAFSTCASHLTVVIIFYMAVIFMYVRPRAIASFNSNKLISAVYAVFTPMLNPIIYCLRNQEVKDAMRKTLSNGWILFWRNPSS, from the coding sequence ATGTGGCAAGAAAACATCACTACTATCACGGAGTTTATCCTTGTGGGTTTTCCTACCAccatctggcttcagatattgcTCTTCATCCTCTTTCTTGTAACCTATCTATTTGTATTGATGGAGAATCTAGTCATTATCCTTACTGTCTGGACTAACAGCTCCCTTCACAAGCCTATGTACTACTTTCTGGGTAGCATGTCCTTCCTGGAGATATGGTACATTTCTGTCACAGTCCCCAAGATGTTGGCTGGTTTTCTTCTTCACCCTaataccatttcatttttgagctGCATGACTCAACTCTACTTTTTCCTTTCACTTGCTTGCACAGAGTGTGTACTCCTAGCTGTCATGGCATATGACCGCTATGTGGCAATCTGCCAGCCACTCCACTACCCAGTCATCATGACCATAGAGCTCTGTTTCCGGCTGACTATCTTCTCCTGGGCATGTGGCTTCTCTATTGCTATAGTCAAAGTCTACTATATCTCTCGTGTCATCTTCTGTGGTAACAATGTGTTAAACCACTTTTTTTGTGATGTTTCTCCCATCCTAAAATTGGCCTGCAAAAACATTGCCATGGCTGAGATGGTAGACTTTGCCTTAGCCATTGTAATCCTAACATTCCCTTTCTCAGCCACTGTTCTCTCTTATGGTTTCATTATCTCCACTGTCCTACATATTCCCTCAGCTGCAGGACAAAGGAAGGCTTTCTCTACCTGTGCTTCCCATCTCACTGTGGTGATAATCTTTTACATGGCAGTAATCTTTATGTATGTTCGGCCTCGAGCAATTGCCTCCTTCAATTCCAACAAACTGATTTCAGCTGTATATGCAGTCTTCACCCCCATGTTAAATCCTATTATCTACTGCCTGAGGAACCAAGAAGTCAAGGATGCCATGAGAAAAACCCTGAGCAATGGCTGGATCCTATTCTGGAGAAATCCCTCCTCTTGA